From the Lathyrus oleraceus cultivar Zhongwan6 chromosome 4, CAAS_Psat_ZW6_1.0, whole genome shotgun sequence genome, one window contains:
- the LOC127137370 gene encoding uncharacterized mitochondrial protein AtMg00820-like encodes MDESTNSHLNLIVLESINRDCGRFGKRSLFIVAVTVEHEPVHFSEVVQDSKWRFSMQQELQAWEENCTWILQPLPVGKKPLGCKWVYKIKYNSDDTIERYKVRPVILENHQVEGIYYSETFAPVVKMVNVRLVLAVAAAKQWEIH; translated from the exons ATGGATGAATCTACCAATTCTCATCTTAACCTTATAGTTTTGGAATCAATTAACAGAGATTGTGGAAGATTTGGGAAGAGGTCACT GTTCATAGTTGCTGTTACAGTTGAACACGAGCCCGTTCATTTTTCTGAAGTCGTACAAGACAGTAAATGGAGATTCTCTATGCAGCAAGAGCTTCAAGCTTGGGAAGAAAATTGCACCTGGATTTTACAACCTTTGCCGGTTGGGAAGAAACCTCTCGGTTGCAAGTGGGTGTACAAAATTAAATATAACTCAGACGACACCATTGAAAGATACAAGGTAAGACCGGTCATTCTTGAGAATCATCAAGTAGAAGGAATCTACTATAGTGAGACATTCGCTCCTGTTGTCAAAATGGTCAATGTTCGTCTTGTTCTTGCTGTGGCAGCCGCGAAGCAGTGGGAAATTCATTAA